The Bacillus vallismortis genome window below encodes:
- a CDS encoding GlsB/YeaQ/YmgE family stress response membrane protein, whose product MSFIISLIVAIIIGWLGSLFVKGDMPGGIIGSMIAGLIGAWIGHGLLGTWGPNLAGFAIIPAVIGAAIVVFLVSLLARKRG is encoded by the coding sequence ATGAGTTTTATTATTTCACTTATCGTCGCTATTATTATCGGATGGCTTGGCAGTCTGTTTGTGAAAGGAGATATGCCCGGGGGAATTATCGGGTCTATGATAGCGGGTCTTATCGGCGCGTGGATCGGACACGGGCTGCTCGGAACATGGGGACCGAACCTAGCCGGATTTGCCATTATTCCGGCAGTGATCGGCGCAGCCATTGTCGTATTTCTAGTAAGCCTGTTAGCGAGAAAAAGAGGATAA
- the efeM gene encoding iron uptake system lipoprotein EfeM, with protein MNFTKIAVSAGCILALAGCGANETSSTKEKASSEKSGVTKEIAASVDKMETMISKLNDSAEKGDQQEIEKKGKELNSYWLSFENDIRSDYPFEYTEIEKHLQPIYTEAQKDKPDTDKIKTESESLKASLEDLTEAKKSSKKASEQLAKAADEYKDYVKEQSDQLVKATEAFTSAVKSGDIKKSKTLYAKARVYYERIEPIAESLGDLDPKIDARENDVEEGGKWTGFHKLEKAIWKDKDISGEKAIADQLLKDVKELDGSIESLTLTPEQMVAGAMELLNEAGISKITGEEERYSRIDLVDLMANVEGSEAVYQTVKSALVKDHSDLTEKLDTEFSEFEVLMAKYKSNDQSYTSYDKLSEDQIRELSTKLTTLSETMSKIANVL; from the coding sequence ATGAATTTCACAAAAATCGCTGTATCAGCAGGCTGCATCCTTGCGCTAGCAGGCTGCGGAGCTAATGAGACATCCTCAACCAAAGAAAAAGCTTCATCTGAAAAAAGCGGGGTTACTAAAGAGATCGCCGCATCTGTAGATAAAATGGAAACCATGATTTCCAAGCTGAATGATTCAGCGGAAAAAGGAGACCAACAAGAGATCGAAAAAAAGGGGAAAGAGTTAAACAGCTACTGGCTTTCCTTTGAAAATGATATCCGCAGCGATTATCCGTTCGAGTATACAGAAATCGAAAAGCACCTTCAGCCCATCTATACAGAAGCGCAAAAAGACAAACCAGATACTGACAAAATCAAGACGGAATCCGAGTCATTGAAAGCATCCTTAGAAGACCTGACAGAAGCGAAGAAGAGCAGCAAAAAGGCAAGCGAACAGCTGGCAAAGGCAGCGGACGAATATAAAGACTATGTCAAAGAACAGAGCGATCAGCTTGTAAAAGCGACGGAAGCATTTACAAGCGCTGTAAAATCAGGCGATATCAAAAAATCTAAAACGTTATACGCGAAAGCGCGTGTTTATTACGAACGAATCGAACCGATCGCTGAAAGCCTCGGTGATCTCGATCCGAAAATTGACGCCCGTGAAAATGATGTAGAAGAAGGGGGCAAATGGACAGGTTTCCATAAGCTTGAGAAAGCCATCTGGAAGGATAAAGATATTTCCGGGGAAAAGGCAATAGCTGACCAGCTTCTCAAGGATGTAAAGGAGCTTGACGGTTCAATTGAATCACTGACATTAACACCTGAACAAATGGTAGCAGGCGCGATGGAGCTTCTGAACGAAGCCGGCATTTCGAAAATCACGGGAGAAGAGGAGCGCTACTCACGAATTGATTTAGTCGACCTCATGGCGAATGTGGAAGGCTCCGAAGCTGTTTATCAAACAGTAAAAAGCGCGCTTGTCAAAGATCACTCTGACCTGACGGAAAAACTGGATACGGAATTCAGCGAATTTGAAGTTTTAATGGCAAAATACAAATCAAATGATCAGTCTTATACGTCTTATGATAAATTAAGTGAAGATCAAATCAGAGAGCTGAGCACAAAGCTGACGACTCTTTCTGAAACCATGTCGAAGATTGCGAATGTGCTATAA
- a CDS encoding cation acetate symporter encodes MNMTAFLLFLAIVGLTLVITYFAAKKTKTTSEFYTAGGGLTGVQNGLAIAGDYMSAASFLGIAGMIALYGFDGFFYSIGFLVAYLVVLYIVAEPLRNLGKYTMADMIAARFKEKKIRGVAALNTIAISTFYMIAQLVGAGALIKLLLGLDYTVAVLIVGVLMTIYVVFGGMIATSWVQIIKAVLLMAGTLVISIIVFSKFGFNLNTMFEQMKTATPLGADFLNPGNKYKVPLETLSLNLALVLGTAGLPHILIRFYTVKDAKTARTSVMSATWIIGVFYIMTVFLGFGAAAFVGFDAITAADQAGNMAAPLLAKALGGDFLFAFVSAIAFATILAVVTGLVLSAASAFAHDIYSQIIRKGEATEIEQMKAARWASVAVSVLSILLAIFAQSLNVAFLVALAFAVAASANLPLIVFTVFWKRFNASGALWGSLTGLISALVLVSMSPSVWDPSGGAVFIGDPLIPLSNPGIISIPLGFLGAWLGTVLSSDKTVDEDTFAEIQVKAHTGIHMDQE; translated from the coding sequence ATGAATATGACTGCTTTTCTATTATTTTTAGCAATCGTCGGCCTAACGCTTGTCATCACCTATTTTGCCGCGAAGAAGACGAAAACGACGAGTGAGTTTTATACGGCTGGCGGCGGGCTCACCGGCGTTCAGAATGGACTGGCAATTGCCGGCGACTACATGTCTGCAGCCTCGTTTCTCGGGATTGCCGGAATGATTGCGTTATATGGATTTGATGGATTCTTTTACAGCATCGGTTTTCTGGTGGCTTATCTCGTTGTCTTGTACATCGTGGCGGAACCGCTTCGGAATCTTGGGAAGTATACGATGGCTGACATGATTGCGGCTCGTTTTAAGGAAAAGAAAATCCGCGGCGTCGCGGCTCTGAATACCATTGCCATCTCTACTTTTTATATGATCGCCCAGCTCGTGGGGGCCGGTGCGCTGATCAAACTGCTGCTTGGGCTGGATTATACCGTGGCGGTTCTCATCGTCGGAGTGCTGATGACCATTTATGTCGTGTTTGGCGGCATGATCGCGACAAGCTGGGTTCAAATCATTAAAGCGGTTTTGCTGATGGCCGGCACACTCGTGATTTCAATCATCGTGTTTTCAAAATTCGGCTTTAACCTTAATACCATGTTTGAGCAGATGAAAACGGCCACTCCGCTTGGCGCTGATTTTTTAAATCCCGGAAATAAATACAAGGTGCCGCTTGAGACTTTGTCGTTAAACTTGGCACTCGTGCTGGGAACTGCCGGGCTTCCTCATATTTTGATCCGGTTTTATACCGTTAAGGATGCTAAGACGGCCCGGACATCTGTTATGTCAGCGACATGGATTATCGGCGTGTTTTACATTATGACGGTGTTTCTCGGCTTTGGCGCGGCTGCGTTTGTCGGTTTTGACGCGATTACGGCGGCTGACCAAGCGGGAAATATGGCGGCTCCGCTTTTGGCGAAAGCGCTCGGGGGAGACTTTCTGTTTGCGTTTGTGTCAGCCATCGCCTTCGCTACCATTTTAGCTGTCGTGACCGGATTGGTGCTGTCTGCCGCCTCAGCGTTTGCCCATGATATTTACAGCCAAATCATCAGAAAGGGAGAAGCAACTGAAATAGAACAGATGAAAGCGGCCAGATGGGCTTCTGTCGCCGTGTCAGTGCTCTCCATTCTTCTTGCGATTTTTGCACAGTCTTTAAATGTAGCGTTCCTTGTCGCACTTGCGTTTGCGGTGGCGGCCAGCGCAAACCTCCCGCTGATTGTGTTTACGGTCTTCTGGAAGAGATTCAATGCCTCAGGCGCTTTATGGGGCAGCCTGACAGGCCTGATCAGCGCGCTTGTGCTTGTGTCGATGAGCCCTAGTGTGTGGGATCCGTCCGGAGGTGCTGTTTTTATCGGCGATCCGCTCATTCCGCTTTCCAATCCGGGCATTATTTCCATCCCGCTCGGCTTCCTCGGCGCGTGGCTTGGAACGGTGCTGTCGTCAGATAAAACAGTTGATGAAGATACGTTTGCGGAAATACAGGTGAAGGCGCATACCGGCATTCATATGGATCAAGAGTAA
- a CDS encoding FTR1 family protein, producing the protein MTRGLALILFSLLMVFGSAAYAEDDPIAALIQLNKQMTESVKDGDTESAQQTFETFKAKWKKEEPSIKKENLSSHSKMDSNIAMISLSFINQDADKLKTQLEELSSHLETYQQAVVLKKTSSGQSRASLTAYIQNLKDTKTLIEQNRLDEASSAIDNLITSWLAVEGDVVSQSKEAYTTSEENLALMKAEIGSHPEKVSKQIDDMIQLLEPIASSSYSWWDAALIPIREGMEALLVIGALLTMTKKARVTRSSVWIWGGASAGMVISLTAGIGVTLLFSSSVFGENNFLLGGVTGVLSALMLLYVGVWLHRNASMDKWREKINIQKSQALKKRSLLSFALIAFLAVVREGLETVIFFIGLVGKLPLTELIGGTAAGLVVLVIVGVLMIKLGMRIPLKPFFLLSMAVVLYMCVKFLGTGVHSLQLAGILPSDAESWLPSISVLGVYPSVYSAIPQLLILLFLLIALISEAAKYFTNGKELTK; encoded by the coding sequence ATGACTCGGGGGCTGGCGCTTATTTTATTTAGCTTGTTGATGGTTTTCGGTTCTGCGGCATATGCGGAAGACGATCCGATCGCTGCGCTGATTCAATTAAACAAGCAAATGACCGAATCCGTAAAAGACGGAGATACGGAATCGGCACAACAAACGTTTGAAACATTCAAGGCAAAGTGGAAAAAAGAAGAACCTTCTATTAAAAAGGAAAACCTTTCTTCCCACAGCAAAATGGACTCGAATATCGCGATGATTTCTCTTTCTTTCATTAATCAAGATGCAGATAAACTCAAAACGCAGCTTGAAGAGCTTTCTTCTCATCTAGAAACCTATCAGCAGGCTGTCGTGCTGAAAAAGACATCCTCGGGTCAATCAAGGGCGTCCTTAACAGCCTATATTCAAAATTTAAAAGACACAAAAACGTTAATAGAGCAAAACCGATTGGATGAAGCGTCATCCGCAATCGACAATTTAATTACATCCTGGCTCGCTGTTGAGGGAGACGTCGTTTCCCAATCGAAAGAAGCCTATACGACATCAGAGGAAAATCTGGCGCTGATGAAGGCTGAGATCGGCAGCCATCCCGAAAAGGTATCAAAGCAAATTGACGACATGATCCAATTGCTCGAGCCGATCGCTTCAAGCAGCTACAGCTGGTGGGATGCTGCGTTGATCCCGATTCGTGAAGGGATGGAGGCGCTGCTAGTCATCGGGGCGCTTTTGACCATGACAAAGAAAGCCCGTGTCACGCGTTCCTCGGTATGGATCTGGGGTGGAGCGTCAGCCGGCATGGTTATTTCCTTGACAGCCGGCATCGGTGTCACGCTTCTGTTCTCCTCCAGCGTATTCGGAGAAAACAACTTCTTGCTTGGCGGCGTCACCGGCGTACTGTCCGCTCTCATGCTTTTATATGTCGGGGTGTGGCTGCACAGAAACGCCTCAATGGATAAATGGAGAGAAAAAATCAATATCCAGAAGTCACAGGCGCTTAAAAAACGAAGCCTGCTTTCCTTTGCGCTCATTGCATTTCTGGCAGTTGTAAGAGAAGGGCTCGAAACAGTCATCTTTTTCATCGGCCTTGTCGGGAAGCTCCCGCTCACTGAGCTGATCGGCGGAACTGCCGCGGGGCTTGTCGTTCTCGTCATCGTCGGTGTTCTAATGATCAAGCTCGGAATGCGTATTCCATTAAAGCCGTTTTTCCTGCTGTCCATGGCGGTCGTCCTGTATATGTGCGTGAAATTTCTCGGAACAGGCGTTCACAGCCTGCAGCTGGCGGGCATTCTACCGTCTGATGCGGAGAGCTGGCTGCCGTCTATATCGGTGCTTGGTGTTTATCCGTCCGTGTACAGCGCCATTCCGCAATTGCTGATTTTACTCTTTTTACTGATTGCGCTTATCTCAGAAGCGGCAAAATATTTTACAAACGGAAAGGAACTGACAAAATGA
- the galT gene encoding UDP-glucose--hexose-1-phosphate uridylyltransferase has product MRIVEYLEQLLEYGLERKLISIWDREYTRNRLYEALDIEHPEPVSSTRIKKEQSLPNLLAPIYKWAAETGRMEADTDTYRDLLSAKLMGCFVPPPSEVIRKFEETKALYGPKQATKEFYQYSEDVYYIRSDRIAKNVHWTVPTEYGELEMTINLSKPEKDPKAIAAAKEQTQTHYPMCLLCKENVGFEGSVNHPARQNHRIIPVILKGEEWYLQFSPYVYYPEHCIVLKGEHEPMEISRKTFERLLSFLGQYPHYFIGSNADLPIVGGSILSHDHFQGGAHDFPMARAEAEEVYELHDHPGVSLGLVKWPMSVLRLQGDKPDHVAEAADHIFRTWQTYFDEIAGIAAYTDDTPHNTVTPIARRKGDLYELDIVLRNNRTDEEHPLGIFHPHQDVHHIKKENIGLIEVMGLAILPGRLQEEMKETAVALCSADPKTVLEQNPLTAKHKEWALRTMEKRTITKENADLVIKEELGHVFARILEHAGVFKQTPEGKQAFKRFIDHLGVKPVKSLNR; this is encoded by the coding sequence ATGCGTATTGTTGAATATCTGGAACAGCTGCTGGAGTATGGCCTGGAACGAAAACTGATTTCGATCTGGGACCGGGAATACACGAGAAACCGTCTATATGAAGCATTGGACATCGAACATCCTGAGCCGGTCTCCTCCACACGTATCAAGAAGGAACAGAGCCTTCCGAACCTGCTTGCTCCTATTTACAAATGGGCGGCGGAAACCGGCCGTATGGAAGCGGATACAGACACATACCGTGACTTGCTCAGCGCAAAGCTGATGGGATGTTTCGTACCTCCTCCGTCTGAGGTCATTCGCAAGTTTGAGGAGACAAAAGCATTATACGGCCCAAAACAGGCGACAAAGGAATTCTATCAATATTCAGAGGATGTCTACTATATCCGGTCTGACAGGATCGCCAAAAATGTGCATTGGACGGTGCCGACCGAATATGGCGAGCTGGAAATGACCATTAATCTATCAAAGCCCGAAAAGGACCCAAAAGCGATTGCGGCTGCAAAAGAGCAAACGCAGACTCATTACCCGATGTGTTTGCTTTGTAAAGAAAATGTCGGGTTTGAGGGAAGCGTGAATCATCCGGCCCGCCAAAATCACAGAATCATTCCGGTCATCCTTAAAGGGGAAGAATGGTACTTGCAGTTCTCGCCATACGTCTATTATCCAGAGCATTGTATCGTCTTAAAGGGTGAGCATGAACCGATGGAGATCAGCAGAAAAACATTTGAAAGGCTGCTGTCATTCCTCGGGCAATATCCGCATTACTTTATCGGTTCAAATGCGGATCTGCCGATCGTCGGCGGCAGCATCCTGAGCCATGATCATTTTCAAGGCGGGGCGCACGATTTTCCGATGGCGCGTGCAGAAGCGGAGGAAGTATATGAATTACATGATCATCCCGGTGTGTCGCTGGGCTTAGTGAAGTGGCCGATGTCGGTTCTCAGGCTCCAAGGAGACAAACCGGATCATGTCGCTGAAGCTGCTGATCATATATTCCGCACGTGGCAAACGTATTTCGATGAAATAGCCGGGATAGCCGCCTATACAGACGATACACCCCATAATACGGTTACGCCGATCGCGCGGCGCAAGGGAGACTTGTACGAACTTGATATCGTGCTGAGAAACAATCGGACGGATGAGGAGCATCCATTAGGAATATTTCATCCTCATCAGGACGTTCACCATATTAAAAAAGAAAATATCGGCCTGATTGAAGTCATGGGATTGGCGATATTGCCGGGCCGTTTACAGGAAGAAATGAAAGAAACGGCAGTGGCGCTGTGTTCTGCTGATCCGAAAACAGTTTTAGAACAAAATCCGCTCACGGCAAAACATAAGGAGTGGGCTCTTCGGACGATGGAAAAAAGAACGATAACAAAAGAGAATGCCGATCTAGTGATAAAGGAAGAGCTTGGACATGTATTCGCTCGCATTCTTGAACACGCCGGTGTATTTAAACAAACACCGGAAGGAAAACAGGCCTTCAAAAGGTTTATTGATCATTTAGGCGTTAAACCAGTCAAAAGCCTCAACCGCTAG
- a CDS encoding GtrA family protein: MYIIMGVFTTIVNIASFYILVEIMNMDYKAATAAAWVLSVLFAYITNKLYVFQQKTHDLQSLMKEITAFFSVRVLSLGIDLGMMIILVGQFNTNETLAKILDNAVIVVVNYAASKWLVFKKTKEEGV, translated from the coding sequence ATGTATATCATCATGGGGGTTTTCACAACCATTGTGAACATCGCCAGCTTTTATATATTGGTAGAGATCATGAATATGGATTACAAAGCCGCCACTGCCGCCGCTTGGGTTTTGTCCGTGCTGTTTGCTTACATCACGAATAAATTATATGTGTTTCAGCAAAAAACACATGACCTGCAGAGCCTAATGAAAGAGATCACTGCCTTTTTCAGCGTTCGGGTTCTGTCTCTCGGCATAGATTTAGGCATGATGATCATTCTTGTCGGCCAGTTCAATACAAATGAAACCTTGGCTAAAATACTCGACAACGCGGTCATTGTTGTCGTCAACTATGCCGCAAGCAAATGGCTCGTTTTTAAAAAGACAAAAGAAGAAGGCGTGTGA
- the slrA gene encoding transcriptional regulator SlrA produces MKTHVKKDLDKDWHMLMQEARSIGLGIRDVRQFLESETALRKNNHKKTVRQD; encoded by the coding sequence ATGAAAACTCATGTTAAAAAAGATTTGGACAAAGATTGGCATATGCTAATGCAAGAAGCTAGATCCATTGGGTTAGGCATTCGTGATGTGAGGCAGTTTTTAGAATCTGAGACAGCTTTGAGAAAGAACAATCACAAAAAAACCGTCCGCCAAGACTAA
- a CDS encoding galactokinase — protein sequence MREELKGIFASVFGEKEGLRFFFAPGRVNLIGEHTDYNGGHVFPCALTMGTYAAVAERNDGLVRMYSDNFKDAGIKECSLDDIRYQKEDDWANYPKGVIYEFQQRGYSVPHGFDIVFSGNIPNGAGLSSSASIELLMGVVLQTYFHPEVDALELVKMAQHAENTFIGVNCGIMDQFAIGMGKKHHAMLLNCDTLDYEYSKLDVSGLALVIANTNKKRTLADSSYNTRRQECNDALLDLQKALGITSLGDIKPADFDVHSSLIRNETNRRRAKHAVYENHRAIKTADMFKENNIDEIGRLMKESHLSLKDDYEVTCPELDELVFAAWDHEGVIGSRMTGAGFGGCTISIVRDAFVDDFIQKAGDRYQEKTGLKAEFYIADIGERARELKGE from the coding sequence ATGCGGGAAGAGCTAAAGGGGATATTTGCAAGTGTATTCGGAGAAAAAGAAGGGTTACGGTTTTTTTTCGCACCTGGCAGAGTGAATCTGATTGGAGAACATACAGACTATAACGGCGGGCATGTCTTTCCGTGCGCGCTGACAATGGGTACATATGCTGCAGTTGCAGAAAGAAACGACGGGCTTGTCCGGATGTATTCTGACAACTTTAAAGACGCAGGCATCAAGGAGTGCAGCCTTGACGACATCCGCTATCAAAAAGAAGACGACTGGGCGAACTATCCGAAAGGCGTCATTTATGAATTTCAGCAAAGGGGCTATTCAGTTCCCCATGGCTTTGACATTGTATTTTCAGGGAATATTCCAAACGGGGCGGGGCTCTCGTCCTCCGCTTCTATTGAGCTGCTGATGGGAGTCGTGCTTCAAACCTATTTCCACCCTGAAGTGGATGCGCTTGAACTTGTAAAAATGGCGCAGCATGCGGAAAACACATTTATCGGTGTCAATTGCGGGATTATGGACCAATTCGCAATCGGAATGGGCAAAAAACACCATGCGATGCTGCTGAACTGTGACACGCTGGACTATGAATATAGCAAACTCGATGTCTCAGGCCTCGCACTTGTCATTGCGAACACGAACAAAAAAAGGACATTGGCAGACTCTAGCTATAATACGAGACGCCAAGAGTGTAATGACGCGTTGCTTGATCTGCAAAAAGCACTCGGTATTACCTCGCTGGGCGACATCAAGCCCGCTGATTTCGACGTGCATTCCAGCCTGATTCGAAATGAAACGAACAGACGCCGGGCAAAGCACGCCGTATATGAAAACCACCGGGCGATCAAGACGGCCGATATGTTCAAAGAAAACAATATAGATGAAATCGGGCGGTTAATGAAGGAATCCCACCTTTCATTGAAGGATGATTATGAGGTGACATGCCCTGAACTTGATGAGCTTGTGTTTGCAGCGTGGGACCACGAAGGAGTCATCGGATCAAGAATGACGGGAGCAGGCTTCGGCGGCTGCACCATCAGCATTGTAAGGGATGCGTTTGTTGATGATTTTATCCAAAAGGCTGGAGACAGATACCAAGAAAAAACAGGTCTCAAAGCGGAATTTTATATCGCTGATATTGGAGAGAGAGCGAGAGAACTAAAGGGGGAGTGA
- the efeB gene encoding iron uptake transporter deferrochelatase/peroxidase subunit: protein MSDEQKKPEQIHRRDILKWGAMAGAAVAIGASGLGGLAPLVQTAAKSSKKDEQEEEQAVPFYGKHQAGITTAHQTYVYFAALDITAKEKSDIITLFRNWTSLTQMLTSGKKMSVEQKNQYLPPQDTGESADLSPSNLTITFGFGPGLFEKDGKDRFGLKNKKPKHLAALPAMPNDNLDEKQGGGDICIQVCADDEQVAFHALRNLLNQAIGTCEVRFVNKGFLSGGKNGETPRNLFGFKDGTGNQSTKDDTLMNSIVWIQSGEPDWMTGGTYMAFRKIKMFLEIWDRSSLKDQEDTFGRRKSSGAPFGQKKETDPVKLNQIPSNSHVSLSKSTGKQILRRAFSYTEGLDPKTGYMDAGLLFISFQKNPDNQFIPMLKALSAKDALNEYTQTIGSALYACPGGCKKGEYIAQRLLES from the coding sequence ATGAGCGATGAACAAAAAAAGCCAGAACAAATTCATAGACGGGACATTTTAAAATGGGGAGCGATGGCAGGTGCGGCCGTTGCGATCGGTGCCAGCGGACTCGGCGGTCTTGCCCCGCTTGTTCAGACTGCTGCTAAGTCATCAAAAAAGGATGAGCAAGAGGAGGAGCAGGCCGTCCCGTTTTACGGAAAGCATCAGGCCGGAATCACAACTGCCCATCAGACGTATGTATATTTTGCCGCGCTGGATATAACAGCAAAAGAGAAGAGCGACATCATTACATTATTCAGAAACTGGACAAGTCTGACACAGATGCTGACGTCAGGAAAGAAAATGTCAGTTGAGCAGAAAAATCAATATTTGCCGCCGCAGGATACAGGTGAATCTGCTGATTTATCCCCTTCCAATTTAACGATCACATTCGGATTCGGGCCTGGCCTTTTTGAAAAAGACGGAAAGGACCGCTTCGGGCTGAAAAACAAAAAACCGAAGCACCTTGCCGCTCTTCCAGCTATGCCGAATGACAACTTGGATGAAAAACAGGGAGGCGGAGATATCTGCATTCAAGTATGCGCAGACGATGAGCAAGTGGCGTTTCACGCGCTGAGAAATCTGCTGAACCAAGCGATCGGCACCTGTGAGGTCCGCTTTGTGAACAAAGGCTTTTTAAGCGGAGGAAAAAATGGCGAAACGCCGCGCAATCTCTTCGGGTTTAAAGATGGAACAGGCAACCAGAGCACGAAGGATGATACCTTGATGAACTCGATCGTGTGGATTCAGTCCGGTGAGCCTGACTGGATGACGGGCGGCACCTATATGGCCTTTCGGAAAATCAAAATGTTCCTTGAGATATGGGACCGTTCTTCCCTCAAGGATCAAGAGGACACCTTTGGGCGCAGAAAAAGCTCGGGGGCGCCTTTCGGCCAGAAAAAAGAAACAGACCCTGTGAAGCTGAATCAAATCCCGTCAAATTCACACGTCAGCCTTTCCAAATCTACGGGAAAACAAATTTTGCGTAGGGCTTTCTCTTACACAGAAGGACTTGATCCGAAAACCGGCTATATGGATGCGGGCCTCCTGTTTATCAGCTTTCAAAAAAATCCCGACAATCAGTTCATCCCCATGCTGAAGGCCCTTTCGGCAAAGGATGCGTTAAACGAATACACGCAAACAATCGGTTCCGCTTTATATGCATGCCCAGGCGGCTGCAAAAAGGGCGAATATATTGCCCAGCGTTTGCTGGAATCATAA
- a CDS encoding DUF485 domain-containing protein — translation MYKADYKQIAATPSFQAFLKQKHAFIVPSAIFFFVFYFSLPVLTSYFTFLNAPAIGAVSWAWLFAIAQFAMTWILSTVYSRRAARFDRYVSALKEELKGEQT, via the coding sequence ATGTACAAAGCTGATTACAAACAGATTGCTGCAACGCCGTCTTTCCAAGCTTTTTTAAAGCAGAAACACGCTTTTATTGTTCCTTCTGCGATTTTCTTTTTCGTCTTTTATTTTTCACTTCCTGTTTTGACGTCTTATTTCACCTTTTTGAATGCGCCGGCCATTGGAGCTGTTTCATGGGCTTGGCTGTTTGCTATCGCCCAATTCGCCATGACCTGGATACTGAGTACCGTGTATTCCCGAAGGGCAGCTCGTTTCGACAGATATGTAAGCGCTTTAAAGGAAGAATTGAAGGGTGAACAGACATGA
- a CDS encoding DsbA family oxidoreductase: protein MTVHIKVYSDYVCPFCFIGKAAFEEAIKGKDIEVEWMPFELRPSPSPKLDPVNDPSKQYMWQTSIQPMAEKLGVEINFPNISPHPYTDLAFEGFHFAKEYNKGHEYNTRVFQAFFQEGQNIGDIDILTKLAKEVGLDGASFKSALDLRTYQDVQRQALKHAYEEADITAVPTFIIGDTVIPGVAGKDVFEKAISEEQQKK from the coding sequence ATGACAGTACACATCAAAGTTTATTCAGATTACGTCTGCCCATTTTGTTTCATTGGCAAAGCCGCTTTTGAAGAAGCGATTAAAGGAAAGGATATTGAAGTCGAGTGGATGCCGTTTGAACTGCGCCCAAGCCCATCTCCAAAGCTTGACCCGGTCAATGATCCTTCCAAGCAGTACATGTGGCAGACATCAATTCAGCCAATGGCGGAGAAATTAGGAGTCGAGATTAATTTTCCAAACATCTCGCCTCATCCATATACAGATTTGGCGTTTGAAGGCTTTCACTTTGCAAAGGAATACAATAAAGGACATGAATACAATACCCGTGTCTTTCAGGCATTTTTCCAAGAGGGCCAAAATATCGGCGACATTGACATCTTGACGAAGCTTGCCAAGGAAGTGGGGCTAGACGGAGCTTCATTCAAATCCGCACTGGACTTAAGAACATATCAGGACGTGCAGCGCCAAGCCTTAAAACACGCCTACGAAGAGGCTGACATCACAGCCGTTCCAACCTTTATCATTGGCGACACCGTGATTCCGGGTGTTGCCGGCAAGGATGTATTTGAAAAAGCGATTTCTGAGGAACAGCAGAAAAAGTAA
- a CDS encoding TetR/AcrR family transcriptional regulator: protein MKKNKFQIKREVTFESFIEAGLNLLIDRAYDPVSVEDISRAAGYSKGAFYVHFVSKEDFLQHLLEKRQMKIKMIIGYLDQMEQISVKPLTLDEAAKHAAEMLYSYYINKPSWDIVSFAMNMPTYKILRKCKAYARLYELWVEENALYIMWLKERKLIDACIDPGYTAKIICAVLDGIIKQAYVLRQPATFRSFLDALSIFFTLDRERVRPRILKSFSESEEHQ, encoded by the coding sequence ATGAAAAAAAACAAATTTCAAATTAAAAGAGAAGTAACATTTGAAAGTTTTATAGAAGCTGGCTTGAATTTGTTGATTGACCGAGCGTATGATCCGGTTTCTGTAGAGGATATCAGCAGAGCAGCCGGGTACAGCAAAGGAGCTTTTTATGTTCATTTTGTCAGCAAGGAGGATTTTCTGCAGCATCTTCTCGAAAAACGCCAAATGAAAATAAAGATGATCATAGGGTATCTTGATCAAATGGAGCAGATTTCAGTGAAACCGCTGACATTGGACGAGGCTGCGAAACATGCCGCAGAGATGCTTTATTCCTATTACATAAATAAGCCGTCGTGGGACATTGTCTCATTTGCCATGAATATGCCGACATATAAAATCCTTCGGAAATGCAAGGCCTATGCACGGCTGTACGAATTGTGGGTCGAGGAAAACGCGTTATATATTATGTGGCTGAAGGAGAGAAAGCTGATTGACGCCTGTATTGATCCGGGATATACGGCTAAAATAATATGTGCGGTACTCGACGGAATCATTAAACAAGCATATGTATTGAGACAGCCCGCCACATTCCGCAGCTTTTTAGACGCACTCTCGATTTTTTTCACGCTAGACAGAGAGCGCGTGAGACCAAGAATCTTGAAAAGTTTTTCAGAAAGCGAGGAACATCAGTGA